Proteins encoded together in one Mycobacterium noviomagense window:
- a CDS encoding type II toxin-antitoxin system VapC family toxin — protein MLSIDTNLLLYAQNQDCPEHAAAAAFLVEYAGRTDVAICELVLMELYQLLRNPAVVTRPLDGPDAVEICQTFRRNRRWALIENAPVMNEVWVLAATPGIARRRLFDARLALTLRHHGVDEFATRNINDFSDFGFSRVWDPIMTDH, from the coding sequence GTGCTCTCGATCGATACCAATCTCCTGCTGTATGCCCAAAATCAGGATTGCCCCGAACATGCCGCCGCCGCGGCGTTCCTCGTCGAGTACGCCGGTCGGACTGACGTCGCAATCTGTGAGCTGGTACTCATGGAGCTGTACCAATTGCTGCGGAACCCAGCAGTGGTGACGCGACCGCTCGATGGCCCCGATGCGGTGGAGATATGTCAGACGTTCCGTCGTAACCGGCGGTGGGCGCTCATCGAGAATGCCCCTGTGATGAACGAAGTGTGGGTGCTGGCGGCCACGCCCGGAATTGCCCGCCGACGCCTGTTTGATGCCAGGCTGGCGCTGACACTACGCCACCATGGAGTAGATGAGTTCGCTACTCGAAATATCAACGACTTCAGTGACTTTGGCTTCTCCCGCGTGTGGGACCCGATAATGACCGATCACTGA
- a CDS encoding antitoxin — protein MIRTQVQLPDELYRDAKRVAREHEMTLAEVVRRGLEHMVEIYPPRDAASDTWQPPTPRRLGSFRVTQEAWRELANEA, from the coding sequence ATGATCCGCACCCAAGTCCAGCTACCCGATGAGCTTTACCGCGACGCCAAGCGCGTCGCGCGCGAGCACGAAATGACCCTTGCCGAAGTCGTCCGTCGGGGGCTTGAGCACATGGTGGAAATTTATCCGCCCCGCGACGCGGCGTCCGACACATGGCAGCCACCCACGCCGCGCCGGCTCGGTTCGTTTCGAGTGACCCAAGAGGCGTGGCGCGAGCTCGCGAACGAGGCGTGA
- a CDS encoding non-ribosomal peptide synthetase yields MLPLTPLQQGLLFHTSTTPASGDDIYAVQLAITITGPLDPHRLRDALHTVITRHPNLVARFSDQFDEPVQIIPAQPQTPWQYLQLDGVDIDEQINQLCAAERAEVYHLSDQPAFRAALIRTAPDEHRLILTNHHIVLDGWSMPILLRELFTAYYGQHLPAPTPYRRFITWLTQRDHNAARQAWQHALHNFDTPTLVGPAQRLGLGAKSVAAVNVPEHITRAVSELARRHQVTVNTVLQAAWAQLLMWLTGQHDVAFGTAVSGRPADLPGADSMVGLLINTVPVRARITPTTTPADLLDQLQGTHNHTLDHQHLPLPEIHRLTGHDRLFDSVFAYENYPVDAAALSGVDGLAVTDITSREYNHYPLGVLALPGREIGVRIEYDTEVFDAASIEQLMERFKRVLAAITADPTRPLSSIDLLDEAEHARLDEVGNRAALTRPATAVSIPEAFAAQAARTPEAVALTCGQHACTYRELDEVSNWFAHLLADHGVGRGQRVALLLPRSPGATMAMLAVLKTGAAYLAIDPTLPDARIDFLLTDAAPIAAITTTELRPRLDGHELPVIDIDDPRIPTYPGTALPGPAPEDIAYLIYTSGTTGIPKGVAVAHHNVTQLLTVLGGYLPVDGVWAQCHTYGFDTSVWETFGPLLGGGQVVVVPDDVVRSPEQLHDVLVAEHVDVLTQTPSAVGALSPEGLESTALVVAGEACPAEVVDRWAPGRVMINAYGPTETTMVVLLSAPLTPGSGAPPIGAPAPGAALFVLDGWLRPVAAGVVGELYVSGAGVTYGYVRRAGLTASRFVACPFGGDGTRMYRTGDLVRWRADGQLDYLGRADEQVKIRGYRIELGEIQTTLAALDGVRQAAVIAREDRPGHKRLVGYITGSADPAAVRAQLAERLPGYMVPAAIVALDALPLTVNGKLDTRALPAPEYADTAGYRAPTNAVEELLAGIYAQLLGIDRVGVDDSFFELGGDSISAMRLIAAINTALDTNLVVRTVFEAPTVAQLALRIGGAAGRVEPLTPVERPAVVPLSFAQQRLWFIDQLQGPSPIYNIAVALQLHGTLDADALGQALADVVARHESLRTLFPTLKGTPQQLVIPVESADFGWDVVDATGWSQNQLREGIETTTRQPFDLATEIPLRARLFKVSDDDHVLAAVVHHIAADGWSIAPLVRDLGVAYASRRQGHAPEWAPLPVQYADYTLWQRAQLGELDDPDSRINEQLAYWQNTLAGMPERLDLPTDRPYPPVADYRGARIALEWPAELQQQIARLAREHNATSFMVMQAALAVLLAKLSASTDVAVGFPIAGRRDPALDELVGFFVNTLVLRVDVAGDPSVAELLTQVRSRSLAAYEHQDVPFEVLVERLNPTRSLAHHPLVQVMLAWQNFGGQPQELPFADLQLTPLPADTQVARMDLTFALGEQWTETGEPAGINGAVEFRTDVFDPASIETLIERFKRVLVALTADENRRLSSVDVLDSGEHARLNTWSNRAALSHPTAAKQSIPALLAAQAAQTPDAVAVTCGERSLTYRELDEAANRLAHLLTAHGAGRGASVALLFPRSAEAIVAILAVLKTGAAYLPIDPALPAARIEFMLGDAKPIAAVSTAELAHRLDGHDLHVIDIADPRIPTYPATALPAPAADDLAYFIYTSGTTGVPKGVAITHYNVTQLLDSLRADLPTAAVWSQWHSYAFDVSVCEIWGALLDGGRLVVVPDEVVRSPADFHALLVAEQVNVLSQTPSAFYALQSADTLAPEVAQQLQLDAVVFAGEALEPQRLRPWLDHHPEAPRLLNLYGTTETTVHASFREIVAGDVEQNTSPIGVPLSHLGFFVLDGWLRQVPAGVVGELYVAGTGLGCGYWRRAGLTATRFVACPFDGAPGKRMYRTGDLMRWDADGQLHYLGRADEQVKIRGYRIELGDVRAALAELDGVEQAVVIAREDRPGDKRLVGYVTGTADPAHIRAQLAERLPEYMVPAAVMTVDALPLTVNGKLDKRALPAPEYSETDRYRAPANAIEEVLAGIFAQVLGVPRVGVDDSFFDLGGDSLLAMRLIAAINTSLDGSLSVRAVFEAPTVAQLALQVGRDEGRLAPLTPVQRPSVVPLSFAQQRLWFIDQLQGPSPMYNMAVALRLRGTLNADALGHALADVVARHESLRTLFPAVEGIPRQLVLAADRVELGWQIIDATSWPPSRLEEAIQSAGRHPFDLSIEIPLRAMLFKVGDDDHVLVATAHHIAADGWSITPLVRDLALAYGSRCQGQHPAWAPLPVQYVDYTLWQRAQLGDLDDPDSRIAAQLNYWQDALSGMPERLQLPTDRPYPAVADHRGAQVPINWPAQLQQQMAHVAREHNATTFMVLQAALAVLLSKISASSDVAVGFPVAGRRDPALNELVGCFVNTLVLRVDLAGDPSVAELLDHVRARSLAAYEHQDVPFEVLVERLNPTRSLAYSPLIQVVLAWQNFAGQATGAAGMALGDAQVTPLPVDTHTARMDLAFFLGERWSETGEAAGISGAVEFRTDVFDAASIETLVERLQRVLTALTADPARRLSSVDLLDAAEQARLAEWGNRAVLSRPAGTSVSIPELFATQVSQAPDAAALTCEGVSWTYGELDEASNRLAHLLAGHGAGPGKCVALLFPRCAEAIVAILAVLKTGAAYLPIDPAHPSARMEFMLADATPVAAVTTAELADRLDSSELPVIDVNDAVVDTQPAAALPAPAPDDIAYLIYTSGTTGVPKGVAITHRNVVQLMGKLDAPLPPRQVWTQFHSFAFDFSVWEIWGALLHGGRLLVVPESVGTSPEDVHDLLVAEQVDVLNQTPSALAVLSPQGLESTALLVGGEACSAELVDRWAPERVMINAYGPTEATVWVAMSAPLTAGAGAPIGSPLSGAALFVLDEWLRPVPAGVVGELYVAGSGVGVGYWRRSGLTASRFVACPFGGTGARMYRTGDLVSWGADGQLQYVARVDEQVKIRGYRIELGDIEAALAELDGVEHAVVLAREDRPGDKRLVGYVTGTADPAEVRAALADRLPPYMIPAAVVALTALPLTPNGKLDKRALPAPEYRDVNRYRAPATPTERILAEIYAQVLGIERVGVDDSFFELGGDSLSAMRLIAAINRALDTHLAVRTVFQTPSVRGLSQQLARHDSAAEVVPVEVLKEGTGVPLCCIHEGTGISYPYRGLAYYLDCPIIGINQISHNGEAKPRSIRDMAKNYADRLQALYPAGPYRILGWSFGGVVAHELAIELRRRGHVVQRLIMLDPVHTANGSPAEETSEKHQIESHILERFLQMSGISIPEQLEPLTYEQAEDLVHQHREAVELVLPPRELFEHMVQSAHANQFYLSEHVPDVFDGDVVIFSAAQSENGSSHVHKWRPYVAGDITAYSVDCTHNDMMSSGCLSTYGEQLKVTLET; encoded by the coding sequence GTGTTGCCGCTGACCCCGCTGCAGCAGGGCCTGCTGTTTCACACCAGCACCACCCCCGCCAGCGGCGACGACATCTACGCCGTGCAACTGGCCATCACCATCACCGGCCCACTGGACCCGCACCGGCTGCGCGACGCGCTGCACACCGTCATCACCCGCCACCCCAACCTGGTGGCCCGCTTCAGCGACCAGTTCGACGAGCCGGTGCAAATCATCCCCGCCCAACCCCAAACACCATGGCAATACCTCCAACTCGACGGCGTCGACATCGACGAACAGATAAACCAACTCTGTGCCGCCGAACGCGCCGAGGTCTACCACCTCAGCGACCAGCCGGCATTCCGGGCCGCGCTCATCCGCACCGCACCCGATGAACACCGGCTGATACTGACCAACCATCACATCGTGCTCGACGGCTGGTCCATGCCCATCCTGCTGCGCGAACTGTTCACCGCCTACTACGGCCAGCACCTACCCGCCCCCACCCCCTACCGCCGATTCATCACCTGGCTGACCCAACGCGACCACAACGCCGCCCGCCAAGCCTGGCAACACGCCCTCCACAACTTCGACACCCCCACCCTCGTCGGACCCGCGCAGAGATTGGGTCTGGGAGCCAAAAGTGTTGCCGCAGTCAACGTTCCCGAACACATCACCCGGGCGGTGAGCGAGCTGGCGCGCCGGCACCAGGTCACCGTCAACACCGTGCTTCAGGCGGCGTGGGCGCAACTGCTGATGTGGCTGACCGGTCAGCACGATGTCGCCTTCGGCACGGCAGTGTCGGGTCGGCCCGCCGACCTGCCCGGCGCCGACTCGATGGTCGGGCTGTTGATCAACACCGTGCCGGTGCGGGCCCGCATCACCCCCACCACCACCCCCGCCGACCTACTCGACCAGCTGCAAGGCACCCACAACCACACCCTCGACCACCAGCACCTGCCGCTCCCCGAAATCCACCGCCTCACCGGCCACGACCGGCTCTTCGACTCCGTTTTCGCCTACGAGAACTACCCGGTCGACGCCGCAGCCCTGTCGGGCGTCGACGGGCTGGCGGTCACCGACATCACCAGCCGCGAATACAACCACTACCCGCTTGGGGTGTTGGCCTTGCCGGGGCGTGAAATCGGCGTTCGCATCGAGTACGACACCGAGGTTTTCGACGCCGCCAGCATCGAACAGCTGATGGAGCGGTTCAAGCGGGTGTTGGCGGCCATCACCGCCGACCCCACCCGACCGCTGTCCTCGATTGATCTGCTCGACGAAGCGGAGCATGCACGACTGGATGAGGTCGGTAACCGGGCGGCACTGACCCGGCCCGCGACGGCGGTGTCGATTCCGGAGGCGTTCGCCGCCCAGGCGGCGCGCACCCCCGAGGCGGTGGCACTGACATGCGGGCAGCATGCGTGCACCTACCGCGAACTCGACGAGGTGTCCAACTGGTTCGCCCACCTGCTGGCCGACCACGGCGTGGGCCGCGGGCAGCGGGTGGCATTGCTGCTGCCGCGCTCGCCCGGGGCGACCATGGCGATGCTGGCGGTGCTCAAAACCGGGGCGGCCTACCTAGCCATCGACCCCACACTGCCCGACGCCCGCATCGACTTCCTGCTCACCGACGCCGCCCCCATCGCCGCAATCACCACCACCGAGCTGCGCCCGCGGCTCGATGGGCACGAGTTGCCGGTCATCGACATCGACGATCCCCGCATCCCGACGTATCCGGGCACAGCGTTGCCAGGCCCCGCCCCCGAGGACATCGCCTACCTGATCTACACCTCCGGTACCACCGGGATCCCCAAAGGCGTGGCCGTCGCCCACCACAACGTCACCCAGTTGCTGACGGTGTTGGGTGGCTATCTGCCGGTTGACGGGGTGTGGGCGCAATGTCATACGTACGGGTTTGACACCTCGGTGTGGGAGACCTTCGGCCCGTTGCTCGGTGGCGGCCAGGTGGTGGTGGTGCCCGACGACGTGGTCCGCTCACCCGAACAGCTTCACGATGTGCTGGTTGCCGAACACGTCGACGTGTTGACGCAAACCCCCTCGGCGGTGGGCGCGCTCTCGCCAGAGGGTTTGGAGTCCACGGCGCTGGTGGTGGCCGGTGAGGCCTGCCCGGCTGAGGTGGTGGACCGCTGGGCGCCGGGGCGGGTGATGATCAACGCCTACGGCCCCACCGAGACCACGATGGTGGTGCTGCTCAGCGCGCCGTTGACGCCGGGCTCCGGGGCACCGCCGATCGGGGCGCCGGCACCGGGTGCGGCGTTGTTTGTGCTCGACGGGTGGCTACGCCCCGTCGCCGCCGGAGTCGTCGGTGAGCTGTATGTCTCCGGTGCCGGCGTGACCTACGGCTACGTGCGCCGGGCCGGGCTGACCGCATCCCGGTTTGTGGCCTGCCCGTTCGGCGGTGACGGCACGCGGATGTATCGCACCGGGGATTTGGTGCGCTGGCGCGCCGATGGGCAGCTGGACTATCTGGGCCGCGCCGATGAGCAGGTCAAGATCCGCGGGTATCGGATCGAACTCGGCGAAATCCAGACCACCCTGGCCGCTTTGGACGGGGTCCGGCAGGCGGCGGTGATCGCCCGCGAGGACCGCCCCGGCCACAAACGCCTGGTCGGCTACATCACCGGGTCGGCGGACCCCGCCGCGGTGCGGGCACAGCTGGCTGAGCGGTTGCCGGGCTACATGGTGCCCGCGGCGATCGTGGCCCTGGATGCGCTGCCGTTGACGGTCAACGGCAAACTCGACACCCGCGCCCTGCCCGCCCCCGAGTACGCCGACACCGCCGGCTACCGGGCCCCCACTAACGCGGTCGAAGAACTGTTGGCCGGCATCTACGCCCAACTCCTCGGCATCGACCGAGTCGGTGTCGACGACTCCTTCTTCGAACTCGGCGGCGACAGCATTTCCGCGATGCGCCTGATCGCCGCCATCAACACCGCCTTGGACACCAACCTGGTGGTGCGCACTGTCTTCGAGGCGCCCACCGTGGCCCAGCTCGCACTCCGTATCGGTGGCGCCGCGGGTCGCGTCGAGCCGTTGACACCGGTCGAGCGACCCGCCGTGGTGCCGTTGTCGTTCGCCCAACAGCGGCTGTGGTTCATCGATCAGTTGCAAGGCCCGTCGCCGATCTACAACATCGCGGTGGCGCTGCAATTGCACGGCACGCTCGACGCCGACGCGCTCGGCCAAGCGCTCGCCGATGTGGTGGCCCGGCACGAAAGCCTGCGCACACTCTTCCCGACGCTCAAGGGAACACCCCAACAGCTGGTTATCCCCGTTGAGAGCGCCGACTTCGGGTGGGACGTCGTTGATGCCACCGGCTGGTCGCAAAACCAGCTCCGAGAGGGTATCGAGACCACGACCCGTCAGCCGTTCGACCTGGCAACCGAGATCCCGCTAAGGGCAAGGCTTTTCAAAGTCAGCGACGACGATCATGTGCTGGCAGCCGTCGTGCACCACATCGCCGCCGACGGATGGTCGATCGCCCCGCTGGTGCGCGACCTGGGTGTGGCCTACGCCAGCCGCCGCCAAGGACACGCCCCCGAGTGGGCGCCGCTGCCGGTGCAGTACGCCGACTACACGCTGTGGCAGCGCGCCCAGCTCGGCGAGCTCGACGACCCCGACAGCCGCATCAACGAGCAGCTGGCCTACTGGCAGAACACCCTGGCCGGCATGCCCGAGCGGCTGGACCTGCCCACCGATCGGCCGTATCCCCCGGTCGCCGACTACCGCGGCGCCCGCATAGCGCTGGAGTGGCCGGCCGAACTGCAGCAGCAGATCGCCCGACTGGCCCGCGAACACAACGCCACCAGCTTCATGGTGATGCAAGCCGCTCTAGCGGTACTGCTGGCCAAGCTCAGCGCCAGCACCGACGTCGCCGTCGGCTTCCCCATCGCCGGGCGCCGCGACCCCGCCCTCGACGAGCTGGTCGGCTTCTTCGTCAACACCTTGGTCCTGCGCGTCGACGTGGCCGGCGACCCCAGCGTCGCCGAACTCCTAACCCAAGTACGCTCCCGCAGCCTGGCCGCCTACGAACACCAGGACGTGCCCTTCGAAGTGCTGGTGGAGCGGCTCAACCCGACCCGCAGCCTCGCCCACCACCCGCTGGTGCAGGTGATGCTGGCCTGGCAGAACTTCGGCGGCCAACCGCAAGAGCTGCCCTTCGCCGATCTTCAGCTCACTCCTCTGCCCGCAGACACCCAGGTCGCGCGCATGGACCTGACGTTCGCCCTCGGCGAACAATGGACCGAAACCGGTGAGCCCGCCGGCATCAACGGCGCAGTGGAATTCCGCACCGACGTGTTCGACCCGGCCAGCATCGAAACGCTGATCGAGCGCTTCAAGCGCGTGCTGGTCGCCCTGACCGCCGACGAGAACCGCCGACTCTCCTCGGTCGATGTCCTCGACTCCGGTGAACACGCCCGCCTAAACACCTGGAGCAACCGCGCAGCCTTAAGCCACCCCACAGCCGCAAAGCAATCGATTCCGGCGCTGCTGGCCGCGCAGGCAGCCCAAACTCCGGACGCAGTGGCGGTCACCTGCGGCGAGCGCTCGCTGACCTACCGGGAACTCGACGAGGCAGCTAACCGGTTGGCGCACCTGTTAACCGCGCACGGGGCAGGCCGCGGGGCGTCGGTGGCGCTGCTGTTCCCCCGCTCCGCCGAGGCGATCGTCGCCATCCTGGCAGTGCTTAAGACCGGCGCAGCTTACCTGCCGATCGATCCCGCGCTGCCCGCCGCCCGCATTGAGTTCATGCTCGGCGACGCAAAGCCGATCGCCGCGGTCAGCACCGCGGAGCTGGCCCATCGACTCGACGGCCACGACCTGCACGTCATCGACATCGCCGACCCGCGCATACCGACCTATCCGGCCACGGCACTGCCTGCACCCGCTGCCGATGACCTCGCCTACTTCATCTACACCTCCGGCACCACCGGTGTCCCGAAGGGCGTCGCCATCACCCACTACAACGTCACCCAACTGCTGGACTCGCTGCGCGCCGATCTCCCCACGGCGGCGGTGTGGTCGCAGTGGCACTCCTACGCCTTCGACGTCTCGGTGTGCGAGATCTGGGGCGCCCTGTTGGACGGCGGGCGGCTGGTGGTGGTGCCCGACGAGGTGGTGCGCTCACCCGCGGACTTCCACGCCTTGCTGGTCGCCGAACAGGTCAACGTCTTGAGCCAGACCCCCTCGGCGTTCTACGCGCTGCAAAGCGCCGACACCCTCGCACCCGAGGTCGCCCAACAGCTGCAGCTCGACGCTGTGGTGTTCGCCGGTGAAGCGCTGGAGCCCCAGCGCCTTCGGCCGTGGCTCGACCACCACCCCGAAGCCCCGCGCCTGCTCAACCTCTACGGCACCACCGAGACCACGGTGCACGCCTCGTTCCGGGAGATCGTCGCCGGCGACGTCGAGCAAAACACCAGCCCGATCGGTGTGCCGTTGAGCCACCTCGGCTTCTTCGTGCTCGACGGCTGGCTGCGCCAGGTGCCGGCCGGCGTCGTCGGCGAGCTGTATGTGGCCGGCACCGGACTGGGCTGCGGATATTGGCGCCGGGCCGGGCTGACGGCGACGCGGTTCGTCGCATGCCCGTTCGACGGAGCGCCCGGAAAACGCATGTATCGCACCGGCGACTTGATGCGCTGGGACGCCGACGGCCAGCTGCACTATCTGGGCCGCGCCGACGAGCAGGTCAAGATCCGCGGCTACCGCATCGAGCTCGGTGACGTCCGCGCCGCGCTGGCCGAGCTCGACGGCGTGGAGCAGGCGGTGGTGATCGCCCGCGAAGACCGCCCCGGCGACAAACGCCTGGTCGGCTATGTCACCGGCACCGCCGACCCGGCACACATCCGCGCCCAGCTCGCCGAGCGGCTGCCCGAGTACATGGTCCCGGCTGCGGTGATGACGGTGGACGCGTTGCCGCTGACCGTCAACGGCAAACTCGACAAACGCGCCCTGCCGGCACCGGAATACAGCGAAACCGATCGGTATCGCGCCCCGGCCAACGCGATCGAGGAAGTCCTGGCCGGCATCTTCGCCCAGGTGCTCGGCGTGCCGCGGGTCGGCGTCGACGACTCCTTCTTTGACCTGGGTGGGGATTCGCTGTTGGCGATGCGTCTGATCGCCGCGATCAACACGAGTTTGGATGGCAGCCTTTCGGTGCGCGCCGTCTTCGAAGCGCCCACGGTTGCCCAGCTCGCACTCCAGGTCGGTCGCGACGAGGGTCGGCTGGCGCCGTTGACGCCAGTGCAGCGCCCGTCGGTGGTGCCGTTGTCGTTCGCCCAGCAGCGGTTGTGGTTTATCGACCAGCTGCAGGGGCCGTCACCGATGTACAACATGGCGGTGGCGTTGCGGCTGCGCGGCACGCTCAACGCCGACGCGCTCGGCCACGCGCTGGCCGATGTGGTCGCCCGCCACGAAAGCCTGCGCACCCTGTTCCCGGCGGTCGAGGGAATACCCCGGCAGCTGGTGCTGGCCGCCGACCGTGTCGAGCTCGGCTGGCAGATCATCGACGCGACCAGCTGGCCGCCCTCCCGCCTGGAGGAGGCCATCCAGAGCGCCGGACGTCACCCGTTTGACTTGTCAATCGAAATCCCGCTGCGCGCAATGCTTTTCAAGGTCGGCGACGACGACCACGTGCTGGTTGCCACCGCGCACCATATCGCCGCGGACGGCTGGTCGATCACGCCGCTGGTGCGCGACCTGGCCCTCGCCTACGGCAGCCGCTGCCAAGGACAGCACCCCGCGTGGGCGCCGCTGCCCGTGCAGTATGTCGACTACACGCTATGGCAGCGCGCCCAACTCGGTGATCTCGACGACCCCGACAGCCGCATCGCTGCCCAGCTGAATTACTGGCAGGACGCGCTGTCCGGCATGCCGGAACGTCTGCAGCTGCCCACCGATCGGCCCTATCCCGCGGTCGCCGACCACCGCGGCGCCCAGGTACCGATCAACTGGCCCGCGCAGCTACAGCAGCAAATGGCGCACGTAGCCCGCGAACACAACGCAACCACGTTCATGGTGCTTCAGGCCGCCCTGGCGGTACTGCTCTCCAAGATCAGCGCCAGCAGCGACGTCGCAGTCGGGTTCCCGGTCGCCGGCCGGCGCGACCCAGCCCTCAACGAGCTGGTGGGCTGCTTCGTCAACACCTTGGTGCTGCGAGTGGACCTGGCCGGGGATCCGAGCGTGGCCGAGCTGCTGGACCATGTGCGCGCGCGCAGCCTCGCCGCCTACGAGCACCAGGACGTTCCCTTCGAGGTGCTGGTGGAGCGGCTCAATCCCACCCGCAGCCTCGCGTACTCCCCGCTGATCCAGGTGGTGCTGGCCTGGCAGAACTTCGCCGGGCAAGCAACCGGCGCTGCCGGGATGGCATTGGGTGATGCGCAGGTCACCCCGCTGCCGGTGGACACCCACACCGCCCGCATGGATCTGGCGTTTTTCCTGGGCGAACGTTGGAGCGAAACCGGCGAGGCCGCAGGGATTTCCGGCGCGGTGGAATTCCGCACCGATGTGTTCGACGCCGCCAGCATCGAAACGCTAGTCGAACGGTTGCAGCGGGTGTTGACGGCCCTGACCGCCGACCCGGCCCGACGGCTGTCCTCGGTGGATCTGCTCGATGCGGCCGAGCAGGCTCGCTTGGCCGAGTGGGGCAACCGGGCGGTGTTGAGCCGTCCGGCCGGCACATCGGTGTCGATTCCGGAGTTGTTCGCCACGCAGGTATCCCAGGCACCCGATGCAGCCGCGCTGACATGCGAGGGGGTTTCCTGGACCTACGGCGAGCTCGACGAGGCCTCCAACCGGTTGGCGCACCTGTTGGCCGGCCACGGCGCAGGCCCTGGAAAGTGCGTCGCACTGCTGTTCCCCCGCTGCGCCGAGGCGATCGTGGCGATTCTCGCCGTCCTCAAGACCGGGGCCGCCTACCTGCCGATCGACCCGGCGCACCCGTCGGCGCGCATGGAGTTCATGCTGGCCGACGCCACGCCCGTCGCCGCGGTCACCACCGCCGAGCTGGCCGACCGGCTGGACAGCTCCGAGCTGCCGGTCATCGACGTCAACGACGCCGTCGTGGACACCCAGCCCGCCGCGGCGCTGCCCGCACCGGCCCCCGACGACATCGCCTACCTGATCTACACCTCAGGCACCACGGGTGTCCCGAAGGGCGTGGCGATCACCCACCGCAACGTCGTCCAGCTCATGGGGAAGCTCGACGCGCCCCTACCACCGAGACAGGTGTGGACCCAGTTCCACTCGTTCGCCTTCGACTTCTCGGTCTGGGAGATCTGGGGCGCGCTGTTGCACGGCGGTCGGTTGCTGGTGGTGCCCGAGTCGGTGGGGACCTCACCGGAAGACGTCCACGATTTGCTGGTTGCCGAACAGGTCGATGTCCTGAACCAGACACCGTCTGCGTTGGCGGTCCTTTCGCCGCAGGGGTTGGAGTCGACGGCGTTGCTGGTGGGCGGGGAGGCGTGCTCGGCCGAGCTGGTGGACCGCTGGGCGCCGGAGCGGGTGATGATCAACGCCTACGGCCCCACCGAGGCGACGGTGTGGGTGGCGATGAGCGCACCGTTGACGGCCGGGGCGGGTGCGCCGATCGGCTCGCCGCTGTCGGGTGCAGCGTTGTTCGTGCTCGACGAGTGGTTGCGGCCGGTGCCGGCCGGAGTGGTCGGTGAGTTGTACGTCGCCGGTTCCGGTGTGGGCGTTGGGTATTGGCGGCGATCCGGATTGACCGCGTCGCGGTTTGTGGCGTGCCCGTTCGGTGGCACCGGCGCCCGGATGTATCGCACCGGCGACTTGGTGTCGTGGGGCGCCGACGGGCAGCTGCAGTACGTGGCACGCGTCGACGAGCAGGTCAAGATCCGCGGCTACCGCATCGAACTCGGCGATATCGAGGCGGCGCTGGCCGAGCTCGACGGAGTGGAGCACGCGGTGGTGCTTGCTCGCGAAGACCGCCCGGGCGACAAGCGCCTCGTCGGCTATGTCACCGGCACCGCCGACCCGGCCGAGGTTCGCGCCGCGCTGGCCGACCGGTTGCCGCCGTACATGATTCCGGCCGCGGTGGTGGCCTTGACGGCACTGCCGCTGACGCCCAACGGCAAACTCGACAAACGAGCTCTGCCCGCACCGGAATACCGGGATGTCAACCGTTACCGCGCCCCGGCCACCCCCACTGAGCGGATCCTGGCCGAGATCTACGCCCAGGTCCTCGGGATCGAGCGCGTCGGGGTCGACGACTCGTTCTTCGAGCTCGGCGGGGACTCGCTGTCGGCGATGCGCCTGATCGCCGCGATCAACAGGGCTCTAGATACGCATCTCGCGGTGCGCACCGTGTTCCAGACGCCGTCGGTGCGCGGCCTCAGCCAGCAGTTGGCCAGGCACGACAGCGCAGCCGAAGTGGTGCCAGTCGAGGTGCTCAAGGAAGGCACGGGTGTTCCGCTGTGCTGCATTCACGAAGGTACCGGGATCAGCTATCCCTATCGGGGCCTGGCCTATTACCTGGATTGCCCGATCATCGGCATCAACCAGATTTCGCATAACGGCGAAGCGAAACCGCGGTCGATCCGCGACATGGCGAAGAACTATGCGGATCGCCTGCAGGCCCTGTATCCGGCTGGGCCGTACCGGATTCTCGGCTGGTCGTTCGGCGGCGTCGTCGCGCACGAGCTGGCCATCGAGCTTCGCCGCCGGGGCCACGTCGTCCAACGGCTGATCATGCTCGACCCCGTGCACACCGCCAATGGCTCACCGGCAGAAGAAACTTCAGAAAAACACCAAATCGAGAGCCACATCCTTGAGCGCTTCTTGCAGATGAGCGGTATCTCCATTCCCGAACAGTTGGAGCCGCTCACCTATGAGCAGGCAGAGGACCTCGTCCACCAACACCGCGAAGCGGTGGAGCTGGTTCTTCCGCCGCGAGAGCTCTTCGAGCACATGGTCCAAAGCGCGCACGCCAACCAGTTCTATCTCTCCGAGCACGTTCCTGACGTGTTCGACGGCGACGTGGTCATATTCTCTGCCGCGCAAAGCGAGAACGGTTCATCCCACGTCCACAAGTGGCGGCCTTACGTCGCCGGCGACATCACGGCCTACTCGGTCGACTGCACACACAACGACATGATGAGCAGCGGATGCCTTAGTACCTACGGCGAGCAGCTCAAGGTCACACTAGAGACCTGA